gtttcaaaaaataaaacattaaagattCAGGGCGTGTTTCTTTACTCACGCCACATCGATCTTGCCGTCGGGCCTCTTGGTGGCTCCCATGACTTTGGTGCCGAGCTTGAACTTGAGTCCCTGTTTCTGCAGGATGCGCTGGAAGGTCTTGGACATCTCCATGTCGATGCCCAGGCCGCCCACGTGGCCCAGGAACTCCACCGCCGTGACTTTGGAGCCCAGACGCTGCCACACGGACCCCTGCAGGACGGGAGGATAGTTAATATTTTAGTCCGTTGGATATAGGCTTATTAGAAATAGTGAGATGAACGGAGAGAAAACTTTATCTTATTGGATAAAACAGATGTTGATAAACTGCATAATTTGCAGTTGAAAACAGCTATTAAATTgctacttttgtgtgtgtttgttctagGCTCTGATTGGACTACTTTTTGTCCAATCTGGTAACACAACACAGaatcgaaaaaaaaagaaaagctgaccAGCTCCACTCCGATGACTCCGGCTCCGATCACAATCATCTCCTCTGGAACTTTCTTCAGAGACAGAGCTCCTGTAGACGACACGACGCTCTCCTCATCgatctgagaaagaaaaaagagaaacattccAGACTGTGAACACGTTTCATTTATTACAGATTAAAGTTATGTGTGTAGAGGGaaagatattttatatattcgATTGCACAGATTAAATGATGAATGctcccaaaacaaacaagttaaGTTTCAATACAAATGTAGTGAATATTTTAACCAAATATAGAGAAAAGAattggcaaaaacaaaatgtaaatgaagcATTGTTTCCATCATATCAGACAAACAGCTGGTGGAGCTAACAGAGCTGCAGGGACGATGCATCTCCGTAGTCAgacaggaagttagcatcagttagctcaaagtgctgtacatttaaaaaataaataaaaacagaaaaccttccTTTTAAAGAAAGTGtgcaattataaataaaaaaaatgtagacatGAAAGTGtataaacacattaaagacCATTTGAGAGACAGACtttaaggttttgaatgcaggacttttacttgtagtggagtattttttacagtgtggtattagtacttttactacagtaaaggatctgaatatcGTACCTGGATCCCGGGGAAGGGCGTGACCTCGGAGCCGGTGGCGATGAGGATGTTCTTGGTGTTGATGACCTGCTCGCTGCCGTCGGCTGCAACGGCCGTCACCTGGTTCTTACCGCTCACCCGCCCGTACCCGCTGACGTGGGTCACCTGAGGGGAGGTGATGAGCAGAGGGTCAGACTCTCAATGGGATGGTGGGTTAGAGACCGTTTAaatgtaaagagagagacagagaaagcaagagagagaaagagagagaggaggaagacagacagacagacagacagacagacagacagacagacagacagacagacagaccttgTTCTGTTTGAATAGATGAGCGATTCCTCCGGTCAGAGCTTTGACTGCTCCGCTCTTCTGAGCCATCATCTTCTCCAGGTTCAACGAGAGGCCTGagactaagagagagagagagagagagagagagagagagagagagagagagagagagagagagagagagagagaccgacgGAAATCAGCATGTTTATCCTGAAGGCAGGGCGTCGTGTTCCACTATTTAATTATGTCAATATGTTTAAACTAACAGTCTCTTAAACATGAGGATCTGCTGCTTATCTTTGGCGTTTTATACAATaagctgaatatctttggaCAAAACAACGTGTTTAAAGACCTTAAAGTAACTTTCTAGTCGACTCAAGTTTCTTACTTTCGATGCCTCTGCTTTCAAAGTCCTTGCCGTGAGCCATGTGGTACAAGTAGGAGTTGTTCAGCAGAGCCTGCAGACACAAAACATCAatcaaaagttgtttttttaagcttttacatCGTATTCTTGATGTATTTTATTGCTTCATATATCTTCGGTTCAACCATTAGAGCCTACAAGTCTGCAGCTTTGTGAACTGGGACtacaaaatgtttctgattCTGTTTACAGGATGTGTTGCTGTTCCAAACTACAGATGAAGAAGAACCAGTAGATCACCTTGGAGGGGATGCAGCCGACGTTCAGACAGGTTCCACCCAGCGTGACGTTCTTCTCAACACACACCGTctgtgaaaaggaaaagaggacgTTCATATGTCAACAGGAAACGTTATTAACCacgaataaaataaattcagtgtggatacaatgttttttctatCTGGATGGAGAGAAATAAACCCCCGATATCAGATTGcccaaatattattttttcaataaaaaaagtaaactacagacagaaacaaagatcAAACCTCTGCTGTGTGCACAACATTATATCCTGCTGTCTGTCTAGCTCGAcagaatgtatttaattaattagtttCCAGCGACCAACGATTGTCAAGCaagaacaaagacattttttgcaTGATTGAAATAActtatttcattattcaaaaTTTGTAAAGCAATAAATAATTCATAGATTTGTGCAGTGACATGAATTAGGGCTGGGCAACGTATTGGTTTTAGATCAATATCTTTGTTGATTTGGGATTTTGTAATATCGCATATAAGAGTTGTCTTTTCCTGCTTTTGAAGGCTGatttacagtaaagtgatgtagTTTTATGAACTAACCAGACTgtttagtaaagtaaaagtataacttttagaatttttgatggtttactgacttcagagcgttgaaatgattttttGGACggtggcaaaaagaaaaaatattgtggatccttgtagaccagctcaGTTATTAGTATGAGCAGTAAAAAGGATCAGGGATCTCTtatatttgttcctttttttacttttgtgctgatccgatctgtgaGTCTGATCCGTGATACGATACGAAaagtgagttttatgatccgttgcagcCCTACACTTGTTCATACTTTAAATCAACAAACAGGAGTGATTCATCTCAGCGTTTCTACATCTAATTGGGACCAGAACAGACGCTCCCATGTGTCTGATATGTTGAAGGCAGCTTACCTTGAAGCCGAGCTGCGACGCTTTGATGGCAGCGACGTAGCCGCCTGGACCGGAGCCCACAACTGTGACATCTGCATCAACTacggagacagaaacacagaaacctTTATCATCGGTTCATAACAGCAGAATAACAGAGACTTTACCCCTCAGTCATAAAAAGAAGGAAGAACTACAGCGTCAAAGATTTACTTTTTGAAGCGGAGGATCAGTGGATCATTTTAGGAACTAAAGTCTACCGTTTCAGgtaggcttttattgtgaagttagacaggaaacaggtgaCATAGAGCAGCTCTATGTTTATGATTGagagtatataataataataataataataataataataataataataatatgtaaactttatttatattgcattttctacacaaaatatgaatggcagacaaacaatgaataaaataaaaaatgagctACATATAAGGAAAAGTTAAAtaagacaaaacatttgattaaaattcAGACCAACATTTGAAGATGGTCcaactctttatttatttttatactataGATGTATTTTGTGACAAAGTTAgttcttttaaataatttgttttaactAGTAACTTCCACATCCAGTCCAATGTCTAGATGTGGAAACAAACAACCGTCACCCATCTGGCTGAAGTTCACTAGAGAACGTGCCGTTAATGAAGACTGATGATTAGATTAAGAGTCGACTTACTCGCTGCTTTGTCAGCGTAGGTTCTGACGGACAGCGCTGCAGCACCGTGTAGTTTGCAGGGAAGGTTGTGGCTCCGCTGTGATGGAgaagcaaaagtaaaaagagaaaacgTTAACAGGACGGTTAAAACACAAAACGATCCAGTGCAGGGTCACGAACCAAAACTAAACATGTGGGCTAAAGTGGAAAAGGATTTCATAACAAACTCTTTATAAAGAGAATGAAGAACATACAGTACTGAATtccaataattaaaataaaggttCAATTCCCCTAGAcgaccttctgtgtggagtttgcatgttctccccgtgtcagcgtgggttctctccgggttctccggcttcctcccacagtccaaagacatgcagcttaggttaattgaagactctaaattacccgtaggtgtggatggttgtctgtctctatatgtctgccctgcgacagactggtgacctgtccaggtgaaccctgccttcacccattgacagctgggatcggctccagcacccctgagacccttaactggataagcaggttacggaaaattaaaataaaagtaattcaaTAAGTTCTCCTAACTGGCACACTAAACAATAGACtgcttgttctttgttttgtgaaCTTCCTTTAATACAATTTCCTTGTTCAGCCGctcaaatgtagaaaaacagcCTGAACACTGTCAGCATCAgtcacatcacattacattacagtcatttagcagacttttttatccaaagcgacttacaggaagtgtattcaacataggtattcaagagaactactagtcaccagaagtcataagtgcatctcctttcttaaacaagcatctaagagcataaaccagagcaaaagtatagtgcagaggcaaaatactacgaaaacaataagtgctacaaactaatacgaatataataaacaaactaatacgaatacaataagtgcaacaaactaatatgaatacaataaacaaactaatacgaatacaataagtgcaacaaacta
This is a stretch of genomic DNA from Anoplopoma fimbria isolate UVic2021 breed Golden Eagle Sablefish chromosome 19, Afim_UVic_2022, whole genome shotgun sequence. It encodes these proteins:
- the dldh gene encoding dihydrolipoyl dehydrogenase, mitochondrial, with protein sequence MQSWTQVYRSLASRSHNLPCKLHGAAALSVRTYADKAAIDADVTVVGSGPGGYVAAIKASQLGFKTVCVEKNVTLGGTCLNVGCIPSKALLNNSYLYHMAHGKDFESRGIEISGLSLNLEKMMAQKSGAVKALTGGIAHLFKQNKVTHVSGYGRVSGKNQVTAVAADGSEQVINTKNILIATGSEVTPFPGIQIDEESVVSSTGALSLKKVPEEMIVIGAGVIGVELGSVWQRLGSKVTAVEFLGHVGGLGIDMEMSKTFQRILQKQGLKFKLGTKVMGATKRPDGKIDVAVEAAAGGKNETLTCDVLLVCIGRRPFTQNLGLDSVGIELDNRGRIPVNNRFQTKVPSIYAIGDVVAGPMLAHKAEDEGIICVEGMAGGAVHIDYNCVPSVIYTHPEVAWVGKTEEQIKEEGVPYKIGKFPFAANSRAKTNADTDGMVKIIGHKETDRMLGAHIVGTGAGEMINEAALAMEYGASCEDIARVCHAHPTVSEAFREANLAASFGKAINF